The uncultured Desulfobulbus sp. genome window below encodes:
- a CDS encoding hydrogenase small subunit, which produces MKQKEFDQVQQRLGGVSRRDFMKFCSAVAAGLALPEAVTPKIAHAITSPNRPPVIWLHGSECTGCSMSLLRSEHPSLEKLMLDLVSLDFHETLSAGAGHQAEEALEHAVEANYGKFILVIEGAIPLKDGGIYCRVGGKNFVDVVREIAPKAGAVIAVGSCASWGGVAAMDPNPTQCVGVDQVFKEKPVVSIPGCPPNPYNLLSTIIHYLTFNKLPALDSENRPKFAYGRLIHEHCERRPHFDNGRFARAFGDEGHRQGYCLYYLGCKGPVTYANCSTSQFGDAGSGCWPVATGHPCFGCAQKGVGFNMPQFSTSPVLHQTPAAEHAPITVERPDAKTPGSVGLMAGLGGAALGAGAVFAAKLGKGSKHEDEKA; this is translated from the coding sequence ATGAAACAGAAAGAGTTTGACCAAGTTCAACAACGTTTGGGTGGAGTCTCCCGAAGGGATTTTATGAAATTTTGTTCGGCTGTGGCAGCAGGTCTGGCCCTTCCAGAGGCTGTGACCCCTAAAATTGCCCATGCCATTACCAGCCCGAACAGACCGCCGGTTATCTGGCTGCACGGTTCAGAGTGTACCGGTTGTTCCATGTCCTTACTGCGATCCGAGCACCCCTCACTTGAGAAATTGATGCTGGACCTGGTTTCCCTCGATTTCCATGAGACCCTGTCCGCAGGTGCGGGCCACCAGGCGGAAGAAGCCCTGGAGCATGCCGTTGAGGCCAATTACGGTAAATTTATCCTTGTCATTGAAGGCGCTATCCCGCTGAAAGATGGTGGTATCTACTGCCGTGTTGGTGGCAAAAATTTTGTTGATGTGGTTCGTGAGATTGCTCCCAAAGCCGGTGCCGTTATTGCGGTTGGTTCCTGTGCTTCCTGGGGTGGTGTCGCTGCCATGGATCCCAACCCCACCCAATGTGTCGGTGTGGACCAGGTATTCAAAGAAAAACCGGTTGTTTCCATCCCCGGTTGTCCGCCTAACCCCTACAACCTGCTCTCCACCATTATTCATTACCTGACCTTTAATAAACTGCCGGCTCTGGACAGCGAAAATCGTCCGAAATTTGCTTATGGTCGTCTCATTCATGAGCATTGCGAGCGTCGTCCCCATTTTGACAACGGCCGTTTTGCCCGTGCCTTTGGTGATGAAGGCCATCGTCAGGGATACTGTCTCTACTACCTCGGCTGTAAAGGCCCGGTTACCTACGCCAACTGCTCAACTTCCCAGTTTGGTGATGCCGGTTCCGGTTGTTGGCCTGTTGCCACTGGCCATCCCTGTTTTGGTTGTGCCCAGAAGGGTGTCGGCTTCAATATGCCGCAGTTCTCCACCAGCCCGGTTCTCCATCAGACTCCGGCTGCAGAGCATGCGCCGATCACCGTTGAACGGCCTGATGCAAAAACTCCCGGTTCAGTTGGCCTGATGGCTGGTCTGGGTGGCGCCGCACTGGGTGCTGGTGCTGTTTTTGCTGCAAAACTTGGGAAGGGGTCTAAGCATGAAGATGAAAAGGCGTGA